One Bacteroidota bacterium genomic window carries:
- a CDS encoding sigma-54 dependent transcriptional regulator: MAEKILIVDDESIIRESLVFVLQKENYEVDEAENGAKAFEKIQSESFDLVISDIEMPEIKGIELLKKIRQYSPQTFVMIITAYASIDTAISALRHGAHDYILKPLEFDDLILRVKRLFDYRRLLQENMYLRSELNREYDFNNIIGNSFAMKKVFDLIKKVAKTDGTVLVTGRSGTGKELVARSIHYNSNRASNKFVAINCGAIVETLFESELFGHKKGSFTGATMDKEGLFKIAHGGTIFLDEISEIPLHLQVKLLRAIEEKEILPVGGTTQIKIDLRIISASNKSLHELVEQGKFREDLFYRINIFEIHLPALEERKEDISFLVQHFMTKHSERMGKLVRGADNDVVRALMNHKWKGQVRELENIIERALIFSEGEYITMKDLPEDFKPKFYLQGDVGSPKLKDKLKDFERNYIEQKLATFGFDKEKTAEELGISISSLYRKMDELGIEKV; this comes from the coding sequence TTGGCAGAAAAAATTTTAATAGTAGATGATGAAAGTATAATACGTGAATCTTTGGTTTTCGTTCTCCAAAAAGAAAATTATGAAGTTGATGAAGCTGAAAACGGCGCCAAAGCTTTTGAAAAAATTCAATCGGAGAGTTTCGATTTAGTTATATCGGATATCGAAATGCCTGAGATCAAAGGAATCGAACTTTTAAAAAAAATACGACAGTATTCTCCTCAAACATTTGTTATGATAATTACAGCTTATGCATCGATCGACACTGCAATATCGGCATTGCGCCACGGTGCGCACGATTATATCCTGAAGCCGTTAGAATTTGACGACCTGATTCTTCGGGTTAAGCGATTGTTTGATTACCGGCGGTTGCTGCAAGAAAATATGTACTTGCGTTCGGAATTGAATCGCGAGTATGATTTTAATAATATAATCGGCAATAGTTTTGCCATGAAGAAAGTTTTCGATCTAATCAAAAAGGTAGCTAAAACAGACGGGACAGTTTTAGTAACAGGCCGAAGCGGGACAGGAAAGGAATTGGTAGCTCGTTCAATTCATTACAACAGCAACCGGGCTTCGAATAAATTTGTAGCAATAAATTGTGGTGCAATTGTAGAAACACTTTTTGAGAGCGAACTGTTTGGACATAAGAAGGGTTCTTTTACAGGTGCGACTATGGACAAGGAGGGATTGTTCAAAATTGCTCACGGTGGAACTATATTTTTAGATGAAATCAGCGAGATACCTTTGCATTTGCAGGTTAAGCTATTACGTGCCATTGAAGAAAAAGAAATCCTTCCCGTAGGAGGCACTACTCAGATAAAAATTGATCTTAGAATTATTTCGGCATCGAACAAATCGTTACATGAATTGGTTGAACAGGGAAAATTCCGCGAAGATTTATTTTACCGGATTAACATATTTGAAATTCATCTGCCTGCTTTAGAGGAACGGAAGGAAGATATAAGTTTTCTCGTTCAACATTTCATGACAAAACATAGCGAACGGATGGGCAAACTGGTGCGCGGAGCCGACAACGATGTAGTGCGTGCTTTAATGAACCACAAGTGGAAAGGTCAGGTACGTGAACTCGAAAACATCATTGAGCGCGCACTGATATTTTCTGAAGGCGAATATATTACAATGAAAGATCTCCCGGAGGATTTTAAACCAAAATTTTACTTACAGGGTGATGTAGGGTCGCCAAAATTAAAGGACAAACTTAAAGACTTTGAAAGAAATTATATTGAGCAGAAATTGGCTACGTTCGGATTCGATAAAGAAAAAACTGCTGAAGAATTAGGCATCAGTATTTCGTCGCTCTACCGGAAAATGGATGAATTAGGGATTGAAAAAGTTTAA
- the ccsA gene encoding cytochrome c biogenesis protein CcsA: protein MNFGVLTLIAALITSLISAYFYFTSRNGDTQLLKTSRLFYKITFGIIALASSYFMYLILSHQFQYDYIYRYSSRNLPLGYLISSFWAGQEGSYLFWTLCISIFGMIFIRTAKEYESWGMFFVLLVKAFFIFLMVDKGPFELLPSTPPDGAGLNPLLQDPWMVVHPPILFFGYAAITIPFALALAAFIKKDFSNWIKEALPWTLLSSITLGAGIIIGGFWAYEVLGWGGFWGWDPVENSSLVPWITILALFHGLLVQKFKNSLVKFNFVLAIVSFVLVVYATFLTRSGVLANFSVHSFQDNGQNVFLTVFMLACLVIGLYLLVKNFQKIKSTKVDPFHLNRESGIFWGMIVFVVSALFISIGTSSPIITGLFASSPSQVDIGFYNKVNFPIGILMAALLGITPLLVWGVSTVGLFKNRLLISMSLAIVSTIAAYFFGVHKIDILLFIFSAVFAFWTNSMVIISQAKISWLNIGAPLAHFGVGMMLIGIIISGNYDRSQQVQLEQNKSGAALGYNLTYLNATDLPNGKTNINIDIEKDGGVFKKHPKLYFSQYNNAWMREPDITIFPLKDLYISVMERQQNTQKASDKLVLAKGEKQNYFDYQIEFLGFEMNDHQMSSSMKIVASLKVIYHDSVYSLKPEMIYENDKKFSPVTKLPSCQGDNLTVVLSNINADTRSVELTFGGFPAEQVSAAEVVLVEFSTKPFMNFVWLGTILLTLGTIIAYVRRIKENKLDNNLK, encoded by the coding sequence ATGAATTTTGGTGTTCTTACATTAATAGCAGCACTAATCACATCTCTTATTTCAGCATATTTTTACTTCACGTCGCGCAATGGCGATACACAATTGCTGAAAACTTCAAGGTTATTTTATAAAATTACATTCGGTATTATTGCATTGGCAAGCAGTTATTTCATGTATCTGATATTATCTCACCAATTCCAATACGATTATATTTACAGGTATAGTTCGCGGAATCTTCCACTCGGTTATCTGATATCATCCTTCTGGGCTGGACAAGAGGGTTCGTATTTATTTTGGACACTGTGCATCAGTATATTCGGAATGATATTTATACGAACAGCCAAGGAGTACGAATCGTGGGGAATGTTTTTTGTGTTATTAGTAAAAGCATTTTTTATTTTTTTAATGGTAGATAAAGGTCCTTTCGAGTTGCTTCCTTCCACACCTCCCGATGGTGCCGGATTAAACCCTCTTCTTCAAGACCCATGGATGGTAGTACATCCTCCTATTTTGTTTTTTGGTTATGCTGCGATTACTATTCCTTTTGCATTAGCTTTGGCAGCATTTATTAAAAAAGATTTTAGCAATTGGATAAAGGAAGCATTACCCTGGACTTTATTGTCGTCGATAACTCTCGGTGCCGGAATAATAATTGGCGGTTTCTGGGCATACGAAGTTCTTGGCTGGGGCGGTTTCTGGGGCTGGGATCCTGTCGAAAATTCCTCATTAGTTCCTTGGATTACGATTCTTGCATTATTCCACGGTCTGTTAGTTCAAAAATTTAAAAACTCACTGGTAAAATTTAATTTTGTATTAGCTATTGTATCATTCGTGTTAGTTGTGTATGCAACATTTCTTACACGCAGCGGTGTGTTAGCTAATTTTTCAGTCCACTCGTTTCAGGATAACGGCCAAAATGTTTTCTTAACTGTATTTATGCTCGCCTGCTTGGTAATAGGACTCTATCTATTAGTAAAAAATTTCCAAAAGATAAAATCTACGAAAGTTGATCCTTTCCACTTAAATCGTGAGAGCGGAATTTTCTGGGGGATGATTGTTTTTGTTGTGTCGGCACTTTTTATTTCAATTGGAACTTCATCTCCGATTATTACCGGTTTATTCGCATCAAGTCCTTCGCAAGTTGATATTGGTTTTTATAATAAAGTAAACTTTCCAATCGGTATTTTGATGGCTGCTCTGCTCGGTATTACACCCCTTTTGGTTTGGGGAGTTTCTACTGTAGGTTTGTTTAAAAATCGTTTATTGATTTCAATGTCGCTTGCAATAGTTTCAACGATCGCCGCATACTTTTTCGGTGTACACAAGATTGATATTTTATTATTTATTTTTTCTGCTGTGTTTGCTTTTTGGACGAATAGTATGGTAATAATCAGTCAGGCAAAAATCAGTTGGCTAAATATCGGAGCTCCGCTGGCGCATTTTGGTGTGGGTATGATGCTGATTGGAATTATAATATCGGGTAATTATGACAGGTCGCAACAGGTTCAACTCGAACAGAATAAGTCTGGAGCAGCTTTAGGATACAATCTTACATATCTTAACGCAACTGATTTGCCCAACGGAAAAACTAACATCAATATCGATATCGAAAAAGATGGCGGTGTTTTTAAAAAACATCCAAAATTATATTTTAGTCAGTATAACAACGCATGGATGCGTGAACCCGATATTACGATTTTTCCGTTGAAGGATTTATATATTTCAGTGATGGAACGGCAGCAAAACACACAAAAGGCTTCTGATAAACTTGTTTTAGCGAAGGGAGAAAAACAGAATTATTTCGATTATCAAATCGAATTTTTAGGATTTGAAATGAACGACCACCAGATGTCGTCGAGCATGAAAATTGTTGCCAGCCTAAAAGTTATATATCACGATAGTGTTTATTCGTTAAAACCGGAAATGATTTATGAGAACGATAAAAAATTTTCGCCCGTTACAAAATTACCGAGTTGTCAGGGCGACAATCTAACCGTTGTTTTATCCAATATTAATGCTGATACCCGATCGGTTGAACTCACGTTTGGTGGATTTCCTGCTGAACAAGTTTCGGCGGCTGAAGTTGTGTTAGTTGAGTTTTCGACAAAACCGTTTATGAATTTTGTGTGGTTAGGTACTATTCTGTTGACCTTAGGTACTATTATCGCTTATGTCCGCCGGATAAAAGAAAATAAATTAGATAACAATTTAAAATAG